The genomic window CCCTGGTCTTCGCCGGGGAGAAGTATCCGTGCAGGAGATGGCCGTGAAAGGTGTGCACCCTTGAGGGCACTCGGGCCAGCACTGCGGCGGTGCGGCCGAGTGCGCCGGCTTTCGCCGTGTGGGTATGGACGATGTGGGGCCGGAACCGGCGCATGACGGCGACGAGTTCGGCGAGGCAGCGGGCGTCGTCCCCTGGCCGTACGGCCCGGCCCAGGCCGTTCACGCGGTGAACGGGCAGATCCGGCGCCCGCTCCTCCAGATGGTCCGCCTCGTCCGGACCCACGTATCCCGCGAAGAGCCGGTGGTCGAATTGCTCGGGACTCAGCCCCCGCAGAAGCGCCGACACCTGAACGGCCGGTCCGCCGATGTTCATTCGTGTGATCACTCGCATCACACGAAGGCGACGAATACCCGAGACGGTGGCCCGGTACGTGGCGGTCGACATGGACCAGATACTAGGTGGCGTACGTTGAAGTATTCGTCAAGGGCGCGACGCAATAAGCCTGGGCGTTTCACGCCCTGCTCACACTTTGCCGCATGTACAGTACGGCAGCATGAGCATCTCACTGGCGCCGAAAAGCCTCACACATCAGCACCTTTTGGCGGCGGTGAACACCGAGCTGTCCCGTCGGACAGGGTGCGGAACTGTTCGAATTCTCGACGTGGGATGCGGCAAGGGGGACCTCATCGCGTTTCTCCAGGCCGGGTTGACCGACCTGAACCCCGGAGCGGACATCGAGGTCCACGGATTCGACGTCACCGACACCTTGGCGGAATACCCGGAATTCCCCGGCTCGACCGTGGACCGGCTGGAGGGGCTGGTGCCCGGTGTCCCGTGGGCCGAGCGCATTATGTCCGTGTCCCAGCACGAGGCCTGGCCGTATCCGGACGGGGCGTTCGACATCGTGGTGTCGAACCAGGTGCTGGAGCACGTTGTCAGCCTCCCCCCGTTCTTCGCTCAGCTCAGCCGCGTGCTCGGCCCTGGCGGTTCCTCGATGCATGTGTTCCCGTTGCGGAACGCACTGTGCGACGGTCACGTCCTCATGCCGCTCATTCACCGCGTGCGCGGCCATGAGCAACGTGCGGCAATGGCACGCATGTGGAGACAGATGAGGGTGGGAAACAACAGGTCCGGGGACGTCCGGGAAACAGCCGAGCGCATCTCGACCTATCTGCACCTGGGTACGACCTACCGGCACTTCGAGGAATTCTCGAAGGAGTCGAAGCATGCAGGACTGAAGCTTTCGTACCGGTACACGCAAGAGCTCTACCAGCAGAAGATCTCGGCCATGCTCGGTCGCGGCGCCCTGGCGGGCTACCGTCGCTCCAGGCGTGCCGTGATCGACTGGCTGGCTTTCTGCGCGCTGCGCCATGTCTCGTCCATCACCCTGG from Streptomyces sp. FIT100 includes these protein-coding regions:
- a CDS encoding class I SAM-dependent methyltransferase; this translates as MSISLAPKSLTHQHLLAAVNTELSRRTGCGTVRILDVGCGKGDLIAFLQAGLTDLNPGADIEVHGFDVTDTLAEYPEFPGSTVDRLEGLVPGVPWAERIMSVSQHEAWPYPDGAFDIVVSNQVLEHVVSLPPFFAQLSRVLGPGGSSMHVFPLRNALCDGHVLMPLIHRVRGHEQRAAMARMWRQMRVGNNRSGDVRETAERISTYLHLGTTYRHFEEFSKESKHAGLKLSYRYTQELYQQKISAMLGRGALAGYRRSRRAVIDWLAFCALRHVSSITLVLEK